GGGAGGCGGAAGGCGAACTCACCACTGGAGTTGGACACCTCTTCCAGTTTGAGCGGCTTGATTTGTTCCCCTTCAATCGGGATGCGCTCGAGGACCACGCGCACGCCGGGGAGCAAAAATCCGTTGGGATCAAACGTCGCCCCGATGATGGCCGCCGTCATCTCTACCGGCTGGAGCCGAATCGGTCGCTCTAATCGAGTTTCACGACCGGCGCGTACTTCGACCGAGGAAATCACCGCTTGTTGATATTCGGGTGAGGAAAAGACGAGAGCATATCGCGCCGGTGTCAGGTTCTCCAGGAGGAACTCTCCTTTCTCGCCCGTTACGCTCTCGGCAGCCAGTTCATTGGTGCGGCGATTGATGGCGCGGACTTTGATACCCGCTTTCGGCTGACCCTTTTCGTCTTCCACCAGGCCGCGAATGCTCCCACCGGGCTCTTTCTCCTGAGCCAATCCGCGTAAGCCGATACCTCCCACCACCAGCAGGAGGAAGAAGAATCCGGCGATTCTCCGTCTCATACCCGCCCTTCCTGTCGGAGTGATCGGCTCCTCTGCCTTCATTCCTCCACTGCCTCCTGGTGGCCCTACTATAGCACATCTTGCATAAGAAAACGAAGGAAGGAAGCTTCATGCCGGGCGACCGATTCGCCATCAAACCAACGAGGGTATGACCTTTCCCCGAGTCTCGATGCAGGCGCAGGTTCTCTTATGATACGGCCATGTGGACTGCCCCTTTTTCGGCGTCACACGGACTCGCGCAGGGAATGTGCTTTTCTTGCGAGGTCCTCAGATCGTTCGTCGTCTTTCGAGGGGACCAAACTGGTCCTCGGTGGGCTCCGCTCAGCAAAACCACGGCTCGGTCAGCCGTGGCACTCTCCTTTGCCGATGTGGCGAGAGCATCAGGGGTAATGGCTTCAAACCGCGCAGGGCATAAGCCTGTGCCCGCACCTGTTCGAAGATCTCGACCGAATCCTTGCCAGCCCGGATGGCCTGCTCCACCACAAGGCTCACCGCCTGCTGAAGCTCATCCATGCGCCGGTCCGGATGCGTCCAGCGGAAGCTGAAAGATTCCCCATCGAGCGGTCCGAGATAAGGCTGAATCTCCGGTCGGGTGAGAAGCAGCGAACCCGGCGGCACCAGCAGCCGAACGGTGTACTGCACCGGATCAACGTGATGCACGAGCCCTTCGGCCTCGATGAACCGGAGCATCTCCAGGTAGTCATCCAGCGTGGTCCAGGGCGTGAAGGGAACCCAGGTGGGCCGCAGCGTGATTCCGGCCTCGCGGACAATATCGAGAACTTTATAGACGTCCTCCCGCGTGTGTCCTTTGTCCAGGATGGTCAACACCGTATCGCTGAGCGACTCGACCGCCGAGACGATAAACAGGCATCCCAGTTCCCGCAGTTCGGGCAGCAACGATCGGTACCTCAGCAGATGTTCGACCTTGGCGGTAAAATCGAACGTCACGGTGGGAAATTCCCGGTGCATCGCTCGCACGATCTTGAGCGAGTGGCCCGGCCCGTTGAGAAAATCCGCATCGCCAAAGGTAATATGAGTTGCACCCGCTGCCACCTGCTGCCGAATGTCCTGGAGAACGACCGACGCCGGGACGACGAAAAAACGTCCCCGGTAGACGGGCGGTATCGGACAGTGGCGACAGTGATGGAGACAGCCTCGGCTGGCCTCCACATATCCGGCTGGGCGTCGCCTGCCATCTTCTTCAAGCTGAGCGTACCTCTCAAGCGATGGCAGTCGGTCACGACGCGGCGCCGCAAAGGGCAATCGCTTCAAGACAGGGGCGGCCGTCTGACCCCGCCAGGCCACGCCCTCAAGCGATACGGCAGCGGGGTTCTCCCCCGCCGCTCGGCCTCTCGCGAGCGCTTCGATCAAAGCCAGAAGCGGTGCTTCATATTCGCCGCCAATCACTGTGTCGGCCACGCCCTCCAGGAG
This DNA window, taken from Blastocatellia bacterium, encodes the following:
- a CDS encoding carboxypeptidase-like regulatory domain-containing protein — its product is MRRRIAGFFFLLLVVGGIGLRGLAQEKEPGGSIRGLVEDEKGQPKAGIKVRAINRRTNELAAESVTGEKGEFLLENLTPARYALVFSSPEYQQAVISSVEVRAGRETRLERPIRLQPVEMTAAIIGATFDPNGFLLPGVRVVLERIPIEGEQIKPLKLEEVSNSSGEFAFRLPGERARYRLTASARGFEPETQIVDVAGGERRRVAIQLKTRSKK
- a CDS encoding CUAEP/CCAEP-tail radical SAM protein — its product is MENKERDGGILLISCYELGHQPLGIASPLGWLERAGFAPEVMDISVEPFDPEKVARAWFVGISVPMHTALRLGVRLAERVREVNPRCHICFYGLYASLNADFLLEGVADTVIGGEYEAPLLALIEALARGRAAGENPAAVSLEGVAWRGQTAAPVLKRLPFAAPRRDRLPSLERYAQLEEDGRRRPAGYVEASRGCLHHCRHCPIPPVYRGRFFVVPASVVLQDIRQQVAAGATHITFGDADFLNGPGHSLKIVRAMHREFPTVTFDFTAKVEHLLRYRSLLPELRELGCLFIVSAVESLSDTVLTILDKGHTREDVYKVLDIVREAGITLRPTWVPFTPWTTLDDYLEMLRFIEAEGLVHHVDPVQYTVRLLVPPGSLLLTRPEIQPYLGPLDGESFSFRWTHPDRRMDELQQAVSLVVEQAIRAGKDSVEIFEQVRAQAYALRGLKPLPLMLSPHRQRRVPRLTEPWFC